The Nitrospira tepida genome includes a window with the following:
- a CDS encoding hybrid sensor histidine kinase/response regulator — protein sequence MSVSSLFSRISIRAKLLTALLVLALVPLIVVGIIVYETSQDILKQNASEKLEELAAQTMGKIDRVLFASTQDLQAWASMEAMQDVAADDPRGRITLSLLRLWSQYGHYSSIYCVNAQGTIVSSSEVSLIGHVVSNEPWFRAAMQSATVTTTDLADDPLTKSISLRIMTPITRPNGGRKPIGYLVAHLPQSELQEITAQVKVQGESGERQGSVLLANVAGGVLAGPPSLLSRSETRSFPAATLSQLGYRLPESSRARDRGSFLADHDELLIGFAKSTGFRTFEGLGWTILVAQDREDAFGQVKTLRRVFLGLLVITTLLVLAVAYLLSRHISIPIQSLTHLADRIAAGDLSQTIGVMGTDEVGTLARSFNRMTEDLRRSRDELVRANEAMESARDRALEVSRLKSQFVANMSHEIRTPMNGVLGMTELLLTTALTDRQRHFVDTIHRSATALLHTINDILDFSKIEAGKLELETVSFDVGETVEDVVELVAERAQRKGLELLCSIPRTVPSTLEGDPGRLRQILINLLGNAIKFTERGEVGLSVSVLEDHSSTVKLRVEITDTGIGISPEAQRQIFEPFCQADNSSTRKYGGTGLGLSIAKQLVELMQGEIGVESTEGRGTTFWFTSRFAKPETREPASAFDQSELPDLTGRRILVVDDNRSNREILQDRIAEWNLSPSGASTGEEAFAVLKEAAQSGRPFHVALLDHPMPESDGVELARRIKADPELAGTGLILLASVTGLGDHQPVMETGVEAVLVKPVRRSLLIRALLNLLRRPGADGPDSRRTAGAPVSEAGTSPPSETFPLKVLVAEDNSVNQEVARLMLEDLGCSVEIVQNGVEALEAATRSRHDLIFMDCQMPDMDGFAATRAIRLREDSQRSMVNRQSSEKAGPTGPSSPMTHDRSPMTPPRVPIIALTAHAIQGDRERCLAAGMDDYLAKPFTRRQLAEVMRRWHRPQITAAAGASESEAAVIQEPLTEAAPPASAAPASPAAEEPPVVQEEAAIDQKVWKDILALQRPGRPDVLVSMLSMFLTDSDQIVEQLRAAVQGNTADRLFSLAHGFKSRCGVLGAFKLAALSKDLEQCGRTKQLSEAAAIFSCFEREYQAVKSSFRIEIDRRRAA from the coding sequence ATGTCCGTGTCATCGCTCTTCTCCCGAATATCGATCCGGGCCAAGCTCCTGACCGCCCTGCTGGTCTTGGCCCTCGTCCCGCTGATCGTGGTCGGCATCATCGTCTATGAAACCAGCCAGGACATCCTCAAGCAGAATGCAAGTGAGAAATTGGAGGAATTGGCCGCCCAAACCATGGGCAAGATCGACCGGGTGCTCTTCGCCAGCACGCAGGACCTCCAAGCCTGGGCCTCGATGGAAGCGATGCAGGATGTGGCCGCCGACGATCCGCGTGGCCGCATCACGTTGAGCCTGCTGCGCCTGTGGAGCCAATACGGACACTACTCCTCCATTTATTGCGTCAACGCCCAGGGCACGATCGTCTCCTCCAGCGAAGTTTCCTTGATCGGCCACGTCGTCTCGAACGAGCCCTGGTTCCGCGCCGCAATGCAGAGCGCGACCGTGACCACCACCGATTTGGCCGACGACCCCCTCACGAAATCGATCAGCCTCCGCATCATGACGCCGATCACTAGGCCGAACGGCGGGCGCAAGCCGATCGGCTATCTCGTCGCCCACTTGCCGCAGAGCGAACTCCAGGAGATCACGGCCCAGGTCAAGGTCCAAGGGGAGAGCGGAGAACGGCAGGGTTCTGTGCTGCTGGCCAATGTGGCTGGGGGAGTCCTGGCAGGCCCCCCGTCCTTGCTAAGCCGGTCGGAGACCCGGTCGTTTCCCGCGGCCACCCTCTCGCAGCTCGGCTACCGGCTGCCGGAGTCATCGCGTGCTCGGGATCGCGGATCGTTTCTGGCCGATCACGACGAACTGTTGATCGGTTTCGCGAAGTCCACTGGCTTCCGCACGTTCGAGGGACTGGGATGGACGATCCTCGTGGCCCAGGATCGGGAAGACGCCTTCGGTCAGGTCAAGACGCTCCGGCGCGTGTTTCTCGGACTGCTGGTCATCACGACCCTGCTTGTGCTCGCGGTGGCCTACCTGCTCTCCCGCCACATTTCCATTCCTATCCAATCCTTGACCCACCTGGCCGACCGCATCGCCGCCGGGGACCTCTCCCAAACCATCGGCGTCATGGGCACCGACGAGGTGGGGACCTTGGCCCGTTCCTTCAACCGGATGACGGAGGATCTCCGCCGCTCGCGCGACGAATTGGTGCGGGCGAATGAGGCGATGGAGTCGGCCCGCGACCGAGCCCTCGAAGTCAGCCGTTTGAAATCCCAGTTCGTGGCGAACATGAGCCATGAGATTCGCACGCCCATGAACGGCGTGCTGGGCATGACCGAATTGTTGCTGACAACCGCGCTCACGGACCGGCAACGGCATTTCGTCGACACCATCCACCGTTCGGCCACGGCGCTGCTCCACACCATCAACGACATTCTGGACTTCTCGAAGATCGAGGCGGGCAAGCTCGAACTGGAGACGGTGTCCTTCGATGTCGGAGAAACGGTCGAGGATGTGGTCGAGCTGGTCGCGGAGCGGGCCCAGCGCAAGGGGTTGGAACTCCTCTGCTCCATTCCGCGCACGGTCCCGTCCACGCTCGAAGGCGATCCGGGGAGGCTCCGCCAAATCCTGATCAACCTGCTCGGCAACGCGATCAAGTTCACCGAGCGCGGCGAAGTCGGTCTCTCCGTCTCCGTGCTGGAGGATCACTCGTCAACCGTCAAGCTTCGCGTGGAGATCACCGATACCGGGATCGGCATCTCGCCGGAGGCGCAGCGGCAGATCTTCGAGCCGTTTTGCCAGGCCGACAACTCGTCCACCAGAAAGTACGGCGGCACCGGCCTCGGCCTCTCCATCGCCAAACAACTCGTAGAGCTGATGCAAGGAGAGATCGGCGTCGAGAGCACAGAAGGGCGAGGCACCACCTTCTGGTTCACCTCCCGGTTTGCCAAGCCGGAAACCAGGGAGCCCGCGTCCGCCTTCGACCAATCGGAATTGCCGGATTTGACCGGCCGCCGTATTCTGGTCGTGGATGACAACCGGTCCAACCGTGAGATCTTGCAGGACCGGATCGCCGAGTGGAACCTCTCCCCGTCCGGCGCCTCAACCGGCGAGGAGGCCTTCGCGGTCCTCAAGGAAGCGGCTCAGTCGGGCAGACCATTTCACGTGGCGCTGCTTGACCATCCGATGCCCGAATCGGACGGCGTTGAGTTGGCCCGGCGTATAAAGGCAGATCCGGAACTGGCCGGCACCGGCCTGATCCTGTTGGCGTCCGTCACGGGACTTGGCGACCACCAACCGGTCATGGAAACCGGAGTTGAAGCGGTCCTGGTCAAGCCGGTTCGTCGATCGTTATTGATCCGGGCTCTGTTGAACCTACTGCGGCGTCCCGGCGCTGATGGGCCGGATTCCCGCCGGACGGCCGGCGCGCCGGTCTCGGAGGCCGGGACGTCGCCTCCGTCCGAGACGTTCCCCCTCAAGGTCCTCGTGGCGGAGGATAACTCGGTCAACCAGGAAGTGGCCCGGCTGATGCTGGAGGACCTCGGCTGCTCGGTCGAGATCGTCCAGAACGGGGTCGAGGCGCTCGAAGCGGCGACCCGCTCCCGCCACGACCTGATCTTCATGGACTGTCAGATGCCCGACATGGACGGCTTTGCCGCCACCCGCGCTATTCGACTGCGCGAAGACAGTCAAAGGTCAATGGTCAACCGTCAATCGTCTGAGAAGGCGGGACCCACCGGTCCTTCGTCACCCATGACCCATGACCGATCACCCATGACTCCTCCTCGCGTGCCGATCATCGCCCTCACGGCTCATGCCATTCAGGGGGACCGCGAGCGCTGCCTCGCCGCCGGCATGGACGACTACCTGGCCAAGCCCTTCACCCGCCGCCAACTCGCCGAGGTGATGCGACGCTGGCACCGGCCGCAGATCACGGCCGCTGCGGGAGCGTCTGAGTCTGAGGCCGCGGTCATTCAGGAGCCGCTCACAGAGGCGGCGCCGCCGGCATCTGCCGCGCCAGCCTCCCCGGCGGCTGAGGAGCCCCCCGTCGTCCAAGAAGAAGCGGCGATCGATCAAAAAGTGTGGAAAGACATCCTGGCATTGCAGCGGCCGGGCCGGCCCGACGTGCTCGTCTCGATGCTCTCGATGTTTCTCACGGATTCGGATCAGATTGTGGAGCAACTCCGGGCCGCGGTCCAGGGCAACACGGCCGATCGCCTCTTTTCGCTCGCGCACGGGTTCAAATCACGTTGCGGCGTGTTGGGCGCGTTCAAGCTGGCCGCCTTGAGCAAGGACCTCGAGCAATGCGGGCGGACCAAGCAACTCTCGGAGGCGGCAGCGATCTTCTCCTGCTTCGAACGGGAGTATCAGGCCGTAAAGTCCTCCTTCCGGATCGAAATCGATCGGCGGCGCGCCGCATGA
- a CDS encoding hybrid sensor histidine kinase/response regulator: MAAAWLTPIDRQLQTLMLVVSGAALLLMGILLVCLDLYLAKEGATRELSRQADLVAILSREAVLAQDRAAGEWALSTLRLSPIVTTAILYDDQGRELARYDRPGPGPIHSAANRTLRAAIGADAVALRRPVPIGTGASGMILLQADLSPIYERARRYAALVLAILVCGLTVAWLLGSRFQRLITGPILDLIALTGTALAERDYSLRIQKPGEGDLGILSERFNALLHQIQDQQRALAEQRGQFEKEWRRREDESALAHAALHDALAERTQAEDQREQTAAEPEANRQESQPTSHPVQDSAALQLQFRSHLSHEIRTPMNSLLGKIDHLLHGPLTEQQRRHATNALASGKALLSRLNDLAALSDLETGSLALHPMEFDLRDTVEEVLDLVRGQAQAKGLRLTSTILSTCPDLLVGDPYWLRKILGHLLGNAVQFTQQGEIELRVSAAPLDEGLVEVQFDITDTGIGIAQEDRAYLVAPSPPSRRSPSGTFRGTGLGLPVVIRLVRLMGGTVGLDSEVGRGSTFWVKLPLSIGSATPQFLGEPSATVPPRILIVESHAASRQVLKHTLKGWGFHPEEASAGAKALELVRQAASSEAPFALLILDLALEDADGLSLIKTLKSEAGGPSLAVILLAPPEFDREIAREAGADLVLTKPVRYQALYRALARRLNRLTPSSSPSIIPSTSPAGMINPGAIPPQFTGCILVVEDNSVNQEVARTMLEQLGCSVEVAGNGREALEATGRARYDLVLMDCQMPEMDGFEATRRIRAREAVSTTGTPRLPIVALTAHVLESDRQACLAAGMDDYLSKPFTRLQLERLLTRWLPRPERPLRSGT; the protein is encoded by the coding sequence ATGGCTGCTGCCTGGCTGACGCCGATCGATCGCCAGCTCCAAACACTCATGCTGGTTGTATCGGGCGCCGCCTTGTTGCTGATGGGAATCCTTCTGGTCTGCCTCGATCTATATCTCGCCAAAGAAGGCGCCACCAGAGAACTGTCTCGACAGGCGGACCTCGTGGCCATCCTGAGCAGGGAGGCGGTGCTGGCTCAAGATCGGGCAGCGGGGGAATGGGCGCTGAGCACACTTCGTCTCTCTCCCATCGTGACGACCGCCATCCTGTACGATGATCAGGGGCGGGAACTGGCGCGATATGACCGGCCCGGTCCCGGGCCGATTCACTCTGCTGCAAATCGAACCTTGCGAGCCGCCATCGGAGCCGATGCGGTGGCGCTTCGCCGGCCCGTCCCAATTGGGACCGGCGCCTCCGGGATGATCCTGCTCCAAGCCGACCTGTCTCCGATTTACGAGCGCGCCCGGCGCTATGCCGCGCTGGTCTTGGCCATCCTCGTCTGTGGGTTGACGGTGGCCTGGCTCTTGGGAAGCCGCTTCCAACGTCTGATCACCGGCCCGATTCTCGACCTCATCGCCCTGACCGGGACGGCTCTCGCAGAACGGGATTATTCCCTCCGCATCCAGAAGCCGGGAGAGGGCGACCTCGGCATCCTGTCCGAACGATTCAATGCGTTACTGCATCAGATTCAAGACCAACAACGGGCCCTGGCCGAGCAACGAGGTCAATTCGAGAAGGAATGGCGCCGCCGGGAAGATGAATCGGCGCTCGCCCATGCCGCGTTGCATGATGCCCTCGCCGAGCGGACGCAGGCTGAAGATCAGCGTGAACAGACGGCGGCCGAACCGGAGGCGAACCGCCAGGAATCACAGCCCACATCTCATCCCGTGCAGGATTCCGCCGCGCTTCAGCTTCAATTCCGGTCCCACCTCAGTCATGAAATCCGGACACCCATGAATAGTCTCCTGGGCAAGATCGACCACTTGCTGCATGGACCCCTGACCGAACAACAACGGCGCCACGCGACCAACGCGCTTGCGTCCGGCAAGGCGCTCCTATCCCGCTTGAACGACCTGGCGGCGCTTTCCGACCTCGAAACCGGGTCGTTGGCGCTCCACCCGATGGAATTCGATCTTCGGGACACGGTGGAAGAAGTCCTCGATCTCGTCCGCGGCCAGGCGCAAGCCAAGGGACTCCGCCTCACGAGCACGATTCTCTCGACCTGTCCAGACCTGCTGGTCGGCGACCCCTACTGGCTCCGGAAAATCCTCGGCCACCTGCTCGGCAACGCGGTTCAGTTCACCCAGCAGGGAGAGATCGAACTCCGCGTCTCTGCCGCTCCGCTCGACGAGGGTCTGGTAGAAGTCCAGTTTGACATCACAGATACGGGTATCGGCATCGCGCAGGAGGACCGGGCCTACCTGGTCGCTCCCTCCCCGCCAAGCCGCAGATCGCCGTCAGGGACATTCAGAGGAACGGGGCTCGGCCTTCCCGTTGTTATCCGCCTGGTCCGGCTCATGGGAGGAACGGTCGGCTTGGACAGCGAGGTCGGTCGCGGTTCCACCTTTTGGGTAAAGCTCCCGCTGTCGATCGGATCGGCGACGCCACAGTTCCTTGGTGAACCCTCGGCAACCGTTCCGCCGAGAATCTTGATCGTCGAAAGCCACGCCGCCAGCCGACAGGTCCTGAAGCACACGCTCAAGGGATGGGGCTTCCATCCGGAGGAAGCCTCCGCCGGAGCGAAGGCGTTGGAGCTCGTCAGACAGGCTGCATCCTCCGAGGCTCCCTTCGCCCTCCTGATCTTGGATCTGGCCTTGGAGGACGCGGATGGACTGTCTCTGATCAAGACCCTCAAGAGCGAAGCGGGCGGACCGTCACTTGCCGTGATCTTGCTCGCGCCGCCCGAGTTCGACCGCGAAATCGCGCGAGAGGCCGGCGCGGACCTGGTCCTGACGAAGCCGGTCCGCTATCAAGCCCTCTATCGAGCCTTGGCCAGGCGGCTGAATCGTCTCACACCGTCGTCGTCCCCCTCTATAATTCCGTCTACTTCACCAGCCGGCATGATCAATCCAGGCGCCATCCCTCCACAGTTCACCGGCTGCATCCTCGTGGTGGAGGACAACAGCGTGAATCAGGAGGTGGCCCGCACGATGTTGGAGCAACTCGGCTGTTCGGTCGAGGTCGCCGGGAACGGAAGGGAGGCGCTCGAAGCGACCGGCCGGGCTCGATACGATCTGGTCTTGATGGATTGTCAGATGCCGGAGATGGACGGGTTCGAAGCCACGCGCCGCATTCGGGCCCGCGAGGCCGTATCCACGACAGGAACACCCCGCCTCCCGATCGTCGCCCTGACGGCCCATGTGCTTGAAAGCGATCGTCAGGCTTGCCTCGCGGCCGGCATGGACGACTACCTGTCTAAGCCCTTCACGCGCCTGCAACTTGAGCGCTTGCTCACCCGTTGGCTGCCGCGCCCCGAGCGGCCGTTGCGTAGCGGGACGTGA
- the queF gene encoding preQ(1) synthase, translating into MKRTKTAMKTSLGYSEDHAKSGLSTTLPELETWPNQYKGYEITIDIPEYTAICPKTGLPDFGTIRIHYMPDQHCVELKSLKLYIHAYRNVGIFYENAVNRILQDFVKACRPVRATVTGEFTARGGLRSLIEARYP; encoded by the coding sequence ATGAAACGCACCAAGACCGCCATGAAGACTTCCTTGGGCTATAGCGAGGACCACGCCAAGAGCGGCCTCTCCACCACCCTGCCGGAATTGGAAACCTGGCCGAATCAATACAAGGGATACGAGATCACCATCGACATTCCGGAATATACGGCGATTTGCCCCAAGACGGGCCTGCCCGATTTTGGAACCATTCGGATCCACTACATGCCGGACCAACATTGCGTGGAACTGAAGTCGCTCAAGCTTTATATCCATGCCTATCGCAATGTCGGCATCTTCTACGAGAATGCCGTCAATCGCATTCTTCAGGACTTCGTCAAGGCCTGCCGCCCCGTCCGCGCAACCGTCACCGGGGAATTCACCGCGCGCGGCGGCCTGCGCAGCCTCATCGAAGCCAGATATCCGTAA
- a CDS encoding methylenetetrahydrofolate reductase C-terminal domain-containing protein: protein MPLRVLIPGEEEGGQYTGGVHNRPPVPDGTAKAECPKFMSHGPCGGVRKGGFCEVYPEMKCPWVALYFKLEETGQVEWMTQL, encoded by the coding sequence ATGCCATTACGCGTCTTGATCCCCGGCGAAGAAGAGGGCGGCCAATATACGGGCGGCGTGCACAACCGCCCTCCCGTGCCCGATGGAACGGCCAAGGCCGAATGCCCCAAGTTTATGAGCCATGGTCCTTGCGGCGGAGTCCGCAAAGGCGGGTTCTGCGAGGTCTACCCGGAGATGAAATGTCCCTGGGTCGCCCTGTATTTTAAACTTGAAGAGACCGGACAGGTTGAGTGGATGACCCAACTATGA
- a CDS encoding thiamine pyrophosphate-dependent enzyme, producing MSLDYVKFTSGFDKFMPKEYRDMVEHGPFGKKVSVSQMGSFKEVLEEHPMCAGCAMTLFIRLAMISFPNPEDTITVGTAGCGRLAISQAAIPFVYGNYGDQNGVASGLSRGLRLRFGDKPKDVVVMAGDGGTADIGFSAVLHSWFRKEKFTTIMLDNEVYGNTGGQESGMTNRGAVLKMAPLGKKFEKMDMVQMAKVAGCSYVATVVPNNPRRVESVIKKAVLIAREVGPTYIQAYTSCNIEYAIPTDKVMEDAKNVENDRYAFSEFVSDEAKQYLTERYGYKEFAQKPAAAIPKG from the coding sequence ATGAGCCTTGATTACGTCAAGTTTACAAGCGGCTTCGACAAGTTCATGCCGAAAGAATATCGGGACATGGTGGAACATGGCCCCTTTGGCAAGAAGGTGTCGGTTTCCCAGATGGGAAGCTTCAAGGAAGTGCTTGAAGAGCATCCCATGTGCGCCGGTTGTGCCATGACGTTGTTCATCCGCCTGGCCATGATTTCTTTTCCCAATCCGGAAGACACGATTACCGTCGGAACGGCCGGGTGCGGCCGCCTCGCCATCTCTCAGGCCGCGATCCCCTTTGTGTACGGCAACTACGGGGACCAGAATGGCGTGGCGAGCGGGTTGTCGCGCGGGCTTCGCCTGCGGTTCGGTGACAAGCCGAAGGATGTGGTCGTGATGGCCGGAGACGGCGGCACCGCGGATATCGGGTTCTCCGCAGTCCTCCATTCCTGGTTCCGGAAGGAGAAGTTCACGACCATCATGCTGGACAATGAAGTGTATGGGAATACCGGCGGTCAGGAGAGCGGCATGACCAACCGGGGGGCCGTCTTGAAAATGGCCCCGCTCGGAAAGAAGTTCGAGAAGATGGATATGGTCCAAATGGCGAAAGTGGCCGGTTGCTCCTATGTGGCCACGGTGGTGCCGAACAATCCACGTCGCGTCGAAAGCGTGATCAAGAAAGCCGTGCTGATCGCGCGCGAAGTCGGCCCCACTTACATCCAGGCGTATACCTCCTGCAACATCGAATATGCCATTCCGACCGACAAGGTCATGGAAGATGCCAAGAATGTCGAGAACGACCGGTATGCGTTCTCCGAGTTCGTCTCCGACGAAGCCAAGCAATACCTGACCGAGCGCTACGGCTATAAGGAGTTCGCGCAGAAGCCGGCGGCGGCAATTCCCAAGGGCTGA
- a CDS encoding 2-oxoacid:acceptor oxidoreductase family protein has product MSKRFNIRMAGVGGQGVVTASHILSTAVINAGGESTIVPFYGSEKRMAPVESYVRVSDEPIYEIGEITFPHIIIIFHPQVITHGKSYTMPFYFGLKEDGVALINHDGPMRLHKDQARELEERRAKLYYLPATKISLEVSGMDLATNMALMGAIGCITGLTTIEALEQAVKDRFLGKGFVVSGGTAALDSVVERKFKKKQELIEKNVAVIKAGWDFAAKNGWDEISKAAKKAEAAAAAAKA; this is encoded by the coding sequence ATGTCAAAGCGCTTTAACATTCGAATGGCGGGCGTCGGCGGGCAAGGCGTGGTGACCGCGTCGCACATCTTGAGCACCGCGGTGATCAACGCCGGCGGAGAAAGCACCATCGTGCCGTTCTACGGATCGGAAAAGCGGATGGCGCCGGTTGAAAGCTACGTCCGCGTGTCGGACGAGCCGATCTATGAGATCGGCGAGATCACCTTTCCTCACATCATCATCATCTTCCATCCGCAGGTGATCACCCACGGCAAGTCCTACACCATGCCCTTCTATTTCGGCCTCAAGGAAGACGGGGTGGCGCTCATCAACCATGACGGGCCGATGCGGCTTCACAAGGATCAAGCCCGTGAATTGGAAGAGCGGCGCGCCAAACTCTATTACTTGCCGGCCACCAAGATTTCACTCGAAGTCTCGGGCATGGACCTCGCCACGAACATGGCCTTGATGGGAGCCATCGGCTGCATCACCGGCCTGACGACGATTGAAGCGCTAGAACAGGCGGTGAAGGACCGGTTCCTCGGCAAAGGGTTCGTGGTGTCGGGCGGCACCGCGGCGTTGGATAGCGTGGTCGAGCGGAAGTTCAAGAAGAAGCAGGAGCTCATCGAAAAGAATGTCGCGGTCATCAAGGCCGGGTGGGACTTCGCGGCCAAGAACGGGTGGGATGAAATCAGCAAGGCCGCCAAGAAGGCGGAAGCGGCTGCCGCCGCGGCCAAGGCCTGA
- a CDS encoding pyruvate ferredoxin oxidoreductase yields the protein MYLVADIDVNICAQKSCKLCTQYCPEANTILYSEEMGKDKGYKYGSAYVAVDRCKGCAQCVWVCDNMAKNNAIKMIMIDQLPQAALTDNVTYGEKSTTAVLTSPTVG from the coding sequence ATGTATCTTGTTGCCGATATCGACGTGAACATTTGTGCGCAGAAGAGCTGCAAGCTTTGCACGCAGTATTGCCCGGAAGCCAACACCATTCTCTATAGCGAGGAGATGGGCAAGGACAAGGGGTACAAGTATGGGTCGGCCTATGTGGCGGTCGATCGCTGTAAGGGCTGCGCGCAATGCGTGTGGGTGTGCGACAACATGGCGAAGAACAACGCCATCAAGATGATCATGATCGATCAGCTCCCCCAGGCGGCGCTGACCGACAATGTGACCTATGGCGAGAAGTCAACGACGGCGGTCTTGACCAGTCCGACGGTCGGTTGA
- a CDS encoding carbon monoxide dehydrogenase beta subunit family protein encodes MATTAQVREKIIVPGPAGFHPPSAAQLGVALPDPGHGLWYGNDEEEDKVIEEMARVMLTSPNPTLFPGPMILWAWNEHAIEKAKATLEIAAQIPDVMIIPMPDYRPKYPKIDHEEVINPNHPNLTIWGNRIEACIFIGVHCHYANLTLKMIRAGTNCCTMAVCAEQGHEDAMLTIRDSDTAKIKKVAQIFKRVRESMGIKLPADGRNVRFTGTQSRVHGGKTHTNPLDFVPTAAGLSSAAAFGHKPEQMQKEA; translated from the coding sequence GTGGCGACCACAGCGCAGGTAAGAGAAAAGATCATCGTTCCGGGCCCGGCGGGTTTTCATCCTCCCTCGGCCGCTCAGTTGGGCGTTGCGTTGCCGGATCCGGGGCACGGACTCTGGTACGGGAACGACGAAGAAGAAGACAAGGTGATCGAGGAAATGGCTCGCGTCATGTTAACGAGCCCGAACCCGACCCTCTTCCCCGGCCCCATGATTCTCTGGGCGTGGAACGAACACGCGATTGAGAAGGCGAAGGCCACGCTGGAGATCGCAGCGCAGATTCCGGACGTCATGATCATCCCCATGCCCGATTACCGGCCGAAATATCCCAAGATCGATCACGAGGAAGTCATCAATCCGAACCACCCCAATCTGACCATTTGGGGGAATCGGATCGAGGCCTGCATCTTCATCGGCGTGCATTGCCACTATGCCAACCTGACCCTCAAGATGATCCGCGCGGGGACGAATTGCTGCACCATGGCGGTCTGTGCGGAGCAGGGGCATGAGGATGCGATGCTGACGATTCGCGATTCGGACACCGCCAAGATCAAGAAAGTCGCCCAAATCTTCAAGCGCGTCAGGGAGAGCATGGGTATCAAGTTGCCGGCTGACGGTCGGAACGTTCGGTTTACGGGAACGCAGTCGCGGGTGCACGGCGGGAAAACTCACACCAATCCGCTCGATTTTGTTCCCACCGCGGCGGGGCTCTCAAGCGCCGCTGCGTTTGGTCACAAACCGGAGCAAATGCAAAAAGAAGCCTGA
- a CDS encoding transketolase C-terminal domain-containing protein, translating to MSEALDTEVKTNPQGDPITSVAAPKPAGEMKKDPHAEAKKQRVVTPEHMFLEAPRVREFITGSEAAKEAVRRSNVDLAIAYPITPQSETMQLVGVLYGEGYVKEYYRGEEEVGVMAAIAGGSRAGVRCFTATAGPGTLRGLEGIASWPGHRLPAVAFFTCRVVNAPLAIQPDNIEIAYLLNCGMVVFHAENQQDVFDFIMKGFTISEKNDVTLPVAVCCDGFFVTHARGYVSMQDRGLKLPPREAWRGAVPVLDAENPPARLSRDAPVQKSNFMAYNIHAVWQQEVWAAVERSRKYIDKYMGGLCTAEGVEDADAILVASGSAAAQSREAIRLCAEKGIKVGLIKIRSLRPFPTMELRKLCAKAKLIVIPEFNYVGWLAKDVAASIYGHSKAKIIAGPHVYGGQSMPVELIVDEVESGLTGKKSTNVPLSQVMGNAETDPSAMAHFMRSI from the coding sequence ATGAGCGAAGCGCTGGACACAGAGGTCAAGACCAACCCGCAGGGCGATCCGATCACCAGCGTGGCGGCTCCGAAACCGGCGGGGGAGATGAAGAAGGACCCGCACGCGGAGGCGAAAAAGCAGCGCGTGGTGACGCCCGAGCACATGTTCCTGGAGGCGCCGCGGGTGCGGGAATTCATCACCGGCAGCGAGGCGGCCAAGGAGGCCGTTCGGCGCAGCAACGTCGATCTGGCCATTGCCTATCCGATCACACCGCAAAGCGAAACGATGCAATTGGTCGGCGTGCTCTACGGTGAAGGCTACGTCAAGGAGTATTATCGCGGCGAAGAGGAAGTCGGAGTGATGGCGGCCATTGCCGGCGGGTCGCGGGCCGGGGTGCGTTGCTTTACCGCCACGGCTGGGCCGGGAACGCTCCGTGGCTTGGAAGGCATTGCGTCATGGCCGGGTCACCGGTTGCCCGCTGTGGCCTTTTTCACCTGCCGCGTCGTGAATGCTCCCTTGGCGATTCAGCCTGACAACATCGAGATCGCGTATCTCTTAAATTGCGGCATGGTCGTCTTCCATGCCGAGAACCAGCAAGACGTCTTCGATTTCATCATGAAGGGCTTTACCATCAGCGAGAAAAACGATGTGACCCTCCCGGTAGCGGTCTGCTGCGACGGCTTCTTTGTGACCCACGCCCGAGGCTATGTGTCCATGCAGGATCGGGGTCTCAAACTTCCTCCTCGGGAGGCTTGGCGCGGGGCCGTGCCGGTGCTGGATGCGGAAAACCCGCCGGCCCGGTTGTCCCGGGACGCCCCGGTTCAGAAGTCCAACTTCATGGCCTACAACATCCATGCGGTCTGGCAACAGGAGGTGTGGGCCGCTGTTGAACGGTCGCGGAAGTATATTGATAAGTACATGGGCGGCTTGTGCACGGCCGAGGGAGTCGAAGATGCAGACGCGATTCTGGTCGCGTCCGGCAGCGCTGCGGCCCAGTCGCGCGAAGCCATCCGTCTCTGCGCGGAGAAAGGCATCAAGGTCGGGCTGATTAAGATCCGGTCCCTCCGGCCGTTCCCCACGATGGAGCTCAGGAAACTTTGTGCCAAGGCCAAGTTGATCGTGATCCCGGAGTTCAACTACGTGGGCTGGCTGGCCAAGGATGTCGCGGCGTCGATCTATGGCCATTCGAAGGCCAAGATCATTGCAGGTCCGCACGTCTATGGCGGCCAATCCATGCCGGTCGAGTTGATTGTGGATGAGGTCGAGTCCGGGTTGACCGGTAAGAAGTCCACCAATGTGCCGCTGTCTCAGGTCATGGGCAATGCGGAGACGGACCCCTCCGCCATGGCCCACTTCATGCGCAGTATCTGA